The genomic window GTAAGCACGTTCTAGCTTGTCGGCATAACGATGAGCTTTTTTGTTTAATTATGATTAGAAAAGTGTGAAACGGGAATTGGTAGGTTGAAAAAGATGAAAAGAGAGGTTTTGCTGATGGAAATCGTTCTTCTATGTGGAAGTCTTCGCAAGCAATCATATAACCGAAAATTGTTGAACACGATTAAGGAGCATGCCCCAAGTCATTGGACGTTTACTGAAATAGCCATTGACCGTATTCCTTTTTACAATGCTGATGTGGAAGAACGTCGCGTTCCAGACGAAGTGACAGTACTAAAAGAAGGATTGACACGTGCTGATGGTGTGATCATTGTTTCACCAGAATACAACAACGGTATGCCAGCGGTTGTGAAAAATGCGTTGGATTGGGCAGCCAGTCCGCCACAGGAATCGCCTCTCCCTAAAAAGCCGATTGCTCTTGCAGGAGCGTC from Shouchella hunanensis includes these protein-coding regions:
- a CDS encoding NADPH-dependent FMN reductase produces the protein MKREVLLMEIVLLCGSLRKQSYNRKLLNTIKEHAPSHWTFTEIAIDRIPFYNADVEERRVPDEVTVLKEGLTRADGVIIVSPEYNNGMPAVVKNALDWAASPPQESPLPKKPIALAGASPQGAGTVQAQTQLRQTLIAIDAYVMSGPKLLVGQVHTRVEVEDEQITEEGTVKRIKKYVKAFDEWITTLSE